The following are encoded together in the Vanrija pseudolonga chromosome 7, complete sequence genome:
- the mug86_0 gene encoding ammonium permease ATO2-like protein, which produces MSAPTAQDSTPSVITPTYYGAGDLEKAARIQRVITPGGHPADFSQPGIPQQHRRVGNPMPAGLLSFASLFLLFGLYGLGAHHVRHPNVVVPLLVFYGGVCQNLIGWFEMFIGNTFSATIFLTFGSFALSYACCLIPTFGVIAAFTDPATGKPTEELEYAIGIFLIVWACIMVLFILAALRSSVAIVSCLSAAFFAFLLIGCGDLTANKHVSKAGYGFCFVAAACGIWAAMAGYWTPDTTLSWIRVSPIPLSKDE; this is translated from the exons ATGTCCGCCCCGACAGCCCAAgactcgacgccgagcgtaATCACGCCAACATActacggcgccggcgacctcgagaagGCGGCCCGCATCCAGCGCGTCATCACGCCCGGCGGCCATCCCGCAGACTTCAGCCAGCCCGGTAtcccgcagcagcaccggcgcgtcggcaacCCCATGCCTGCTGGCCTCTTGTCCTTCGCGTCCCTCTTCCTCCTGTTCGGGCTGtacggcctcggcgcgcaccaTGTCCGCCATCCGAACGTCGTGGTGCCCTTGCTCGTGTTCTATGGCGGCGTGTGCCAGAACCTCATTGGGTGGTTTGAGATGTTTATCGGTAACACGTTTAGTGCGACCATC tTCCTAACCTTCGGCTCCTTCGCCCTCTCCTACGCCTGCTGCCTCATCCCCACCTTTGGCGTGATCGCAGCCTTCACCGACCCGGCGACGGGCAAGCCgaccgaggagctcgagtaCGCGATCGGTATCTTCCTCATCGTGTGGGCGTGCATCATGGTGCTGTTTATTCTCGCGGCGTTGCGGTCGTCTGTGGCTATTGTGTCTTGCTTG TccgccgccttcttcgccttcctcctcatcggcTGCGGCGACCTCACGGCCAACAAGCACGTCTCCAAGGCCGGCTACGGCTTCTGCtttgtcgccgccgcatgcGGCATCTGGGCCGCCATGGCGGGCTACTGGACGCCCGACACGACGCTCTCGTGGATCCGCGTCAGCCCGATCCCGCTGTCCAAGGATGAGTAG
- the 4CLL5_2 gene encoding 4-coumarate--CoA ligase-like 5 — MGKQTIYETTYAHAPLKLPKLGLFEYLVPQPGRARAVPEHDPSLPAYIDGLDGRVLSRADIVDGALRLVTGLRGLGIKRGDTACLWGLNSLEWVQAAYGLMAAGVTISPANAAYAPHEIAYQVNNSDSQIIFLHPDLLPVFDKAREELQLPFKADRVVLLTPASRRKPEHKAYKTVHELFGAPSKAERFDGDQVFDTQWLCYSSGTTGFPKGVMTTHNNMTSQLEAVEASYGQFATGKNDVVLGFLPMSHIYGLTMVLLQPWIAGIPVVVLPRFEEVAALNAIQKYKVTHALVVPPVIILLLHSANVPKYDLSSLKTLMCGAAPLSGELHAMFTAKMPAIKLTQGYGMTECTPVVHATPWNESEGRGAWTGRLIPTYQARLVKEDGEDAAEGERGELWVRGPSVMKGYHKNPEATEKTMAPGGWYKTGDVLIVDDVGFYMVVDRLKELIKYKGFQVPPAELEALLLSHPKIVDAGVVGVWDESQATELPRGYIVPAPSANATTEAARHALRREVDAWVAARVAPHKRLRGGVVLVDAIPKSPSGKILRKDLRARATQEFEGEKAEAKL, encoded by the exons ATGGGCAAGCAGACAATCTACGAGACAACGtacgcgcacgcgccgctcAAGCTGCCGAAACTCGGGCTGTTCGAGTACCTCGTGCCGCAGCCAGgccgggcgcgcgccgtgcccgagcATGACCCCTCGCTGCCAGCGTACATTGACGGGCTGGACGGCCGCGTCCTCTCCcgcgccgacattgtcgacggcgcgctgcgcctcgtcaCTGGCCTGCGCGGGCTCGGCATCAAGCGCGGGGACACGGCATGCCTCTGGGGCCTGAACAGCCTCGAGTGGGTGCAGGCAGCGTACGGCCTCATGGCGGCTGGCGTGACGATCTCGCCGGCCAACGCGGCATA CGCACCGCACGAGATCGCGTACCAGGTCAACAACTCGGACTCGCAGATCATCTTCCTCCACCCCGACCTGCTGCCCGTGTTCgacaaggcgcgcgaggagctccaGCTGCCGTTCAAGGCCGACCGTGTCGTGCTCCTCACGCCTGCGTCGCGCCGTAAGCCAGAACACAAGGCGTACAAGACGGTGCACGAGCTCTTCGGTGCGCCGAGCAAGGCCGAGCGCTTCGACGGCGATCAGGTGTTCGACACCCAGTGGCTGTGCTACTCGTCCGGCACGACAGGCTTCCCCAAGGGCGTGATGACGACGCACAACAACATGACGagccagctcgaggccgtcgaggcgagctACGGCCAGTTCGCGACGGGCAAGAACGACGTCGTGCTGGGATTCCTGCCTATGAGCCACATCTACGGCCTGACGATGGTGCTCCTCCAGCCGTGGATCGCCGGcatccccgtcgtcgtcctgccGCGAttcgaggaggtcgccgcgctcaacgcTATCCAGAAG TACAAGGTCACacacgcgctcgtcgtcccgcCTGTCATCATCTTGCTCCTCCACTCGGCCAACGTGCCAAAGTACGACCTGTCGTCGCTCAAGACGCTCAtgtgcggcgccgcgccgctcagcggcgagctgcacgcAATGTTTACGGCCAAGATGCCCGCCATCAAGCTCACGCAGGGGTACGGCATGACCGAGTGCACGCCCGTGGTTCACGCGACGCCGTGGAACGAGTCGgagggccgcggcgcgtggacGGGCCGCCTGATCCCCACGTACCAGGCGCGCCTGGtcaaggaggacggcgaggacgcggccgagggcgagcgcggcgagctgtgGGTCCGCGGGCCGAGCGTCATGAAGGGCTACCACAAGAACCCCGAGGCGACGGAGAAGACCATGGCCCCGGGTGGGTGGTACAAGACGGGCGATGTCTTGATTGTCGACGATGTCGGGTTCTACAT ggtcgtcgaccgcctgaAAGAGCTCATCAAGTACAAGGGCTTCCAGGTGCCCccagccgagctcgaggcgctgctccTTTCGCACCCCAAGATTGTGGACGCGGGTGTAGTTGGCGTGTGGGACGAGTCGCAGGCGACGGAGCTGCCGCG CGGCTACATTGTCCCCGCACCCTCGGCCAACGCGACGACCGAGGCCGCACGCCACGCCCTccggcgcgaggtcgacgcgtgGGTCGCGGCCCGCGTGGCCCCACACAAGCGGCTGCGCGGTGGcgtggtgctcgtcgacgcgatcCCCAAGTCGCCGAGCGGCAAGATCTTGCGCAAGGATCTGCGCGCTCGGGCGACGCAGGAGTTTGAGGGCGAAAAGGCCGAGGCGAAGTTGTAA